The following are from one region of the Polynucleobacter sp. MWH-CaK5 genome:
- a CDS encoding ATP-binding cassette domain-containing protein → MALIVLNDAKLAFGHVDLLAGTQFSLESSERIGLIGRNGTGKSSLLKILAGLEKLDDGSLQYQQGLRMAYVAQEPVFDPAETVFHAVSQGVAEVKALREEYEELSVAEWNDDSHHRLDEIQSQLESMSGWNWEQRVHETLDRLHLDPDVAIGSLSGGNRKRVALAQALVAVPDVLFLDEPTNHLDLDSITWLEELLKAFKGSVVLITHDRAFLDAVSTQIVELDRGILRSYPGNFTAYETLKEQEIASEALANARADKLLAQEEVWIRKGVEARRTRSVGRIARLEKLREIRAARRDAMGQIKLSVASGNRSGKIVADLENVSKSYDRPIVKDFTATILRGDKVGLLGPNGAGKTTLLKLILGSIQPDSGTATMGSQIDIAYFDQMREGLDLNATLEDYISPGSEWIEINGARKHVKSYLNDFLFSPERANSPVSTLSGGERNRLLLARLFARPANVLVLDEPTNDLDIDTLELLEQLLQDYKGTVFLVSHDRAFLDNVVTSIIAYEGDGFWREYEGGYEDWKIQKKRSEEYRSNQAGSTESTKSKPSAPEPTKETPKPQKSTVQKLNSKERAELEAIPLQIDDLEKEQASISESLGDPEIYKNRPADVISLQENLKIIESKLSSLMSRWEDLLERSSS, encoded by the coding sequence ATGGCTTTAATTGTTTTAAATGATGCAAAACTGGCTTTTGGCCACGTAGACCTGCTGGCGGGCACCCAATTTTCACTCGAATCCAGTGAACGGATTGGCTTAATTGGTCGAAACGGCACCGGCAAGTCATCCTTGCTCAAGATTTTAGCGGGTTTAGAAAAACTTGATGATGGCAGTTTGCAATACCAACAGGGCCTAAGAATGGCCTACGTTGCTCAGGAGCCAGTCTTTGATCCTGCTGAGACAGTCTTTCACGCAGTTTCTCAGGGGGTGGCTGAGGTCAAGGCTCTCAGAGAAGAATATGAGGAGCTCAGCGTCGCTGAGTGGAATGATGATTCCCATCATCGTTTGGATGAAATCCAATCTCAACTAGAGTCAATGAGCGGTTGGAATTGGGAGCAGCGCGTTCATGAAACCTTGGATCGTTTGCATTTGGATCCAGATGTTGCAATCGGTTCTCTATCAGGCGGTAATCGCAAGCGTGTGGCTTTGGCCCAAGCATTGGTGGCAGTGCCTGATGTTCTCTTCTTGGATGAGCCTACGAACCATCTTGATCTAGATTCAATCACTTGGTTAGAAGAGTTATTAAAAGCTTTCAAAGGTTCAGTGGTCTTGATCACCCATGACCGTGCCTTTTTGGATGCTGTGAGTACTCAAATCGTTGAGCTTGATCGAGGTATCTTAAGAAGCTATCCAGGTAACTTCACAGCATATGAAACTTTAAAAGAGCAAGAAATAGCTTCCGAGGCATTGGCCAATGCCCGAGCTGACAAATTGTTAGCCCAAGAAGAGGTTTGGATCCGTAAGGGGGTTGAAGCTCGCAGAACCCGAAGTGTTGGTCGTATTGCGCGTCTTGAAAAGCTGAGAGAAATACGAGCTGCACGAAGAGATGCCATGGGGCAGATCAAGTTATCAGTTGCTTCTGGTAATCGCAGTGGAAAGATCGTCGCTGATTTAGAAAACGTCAGCAAATCTTATGATCGACCGATTGTTAAAGACTTCACTGCCACCATCTTGCGTGGCGACAAGGTTGGCTTATTAGGTCCTAACGGAGCTGGTAAAACAACATTGCTTAAATTAATCCTTGGATCGATTCAGCCGGACAGCGGTACGGCCACAATGGGATCTCAAATTGATATTGCCTACTTTGATCAAATGCGCGAAGGTCTTGATCTGAATGCAACCCTGGAGGACTACATCAGTCCCGGCAGTGAATGGATTGAAATCAATGGCGCGCGCAAGCACGTTAAAAGTTATTTGAATGATTTCTTGTTCTCTCCAGAAAGAGCAAATTCACCTGTGAGTACTTTATCTGGTGGTGAGCGCAATCGACTCTTATTGGCCCGATTATTTGCCAGACCAGCTAACGTTCTGGTTCTTGATGAGCCGACCAACGATTTAGACATAGATACTCTGGAGCTCTTAGAGCAACTGCTACAAGATTACAAAGGCACTGTTTTCTTAGTCAGTCATGACAGGGCCTTTTTAGATAACGTCGTCACTTCAATCATTGCTTACGAGGGAGATGGCTTTTGGCGTGAATACGAGGGTGGCTATGAAGATTGGAAGATTCAGAAGAAGCGCTCAGAAGAATATCGAAGCAATCAAGCTGGCAGCACTGAGTCAACCAAATCTAAACCTTCTGCACCTGAGCCAACCAAAGAAACACCAAAGCCTCAAAAATCAACAGTACAAAAGTTAAATAGCAAAGAGCGAGCTGAGCTTGAGGCTATTCCTTTACAAATTGATGATCTTGAAAAAGAGCAAGCAAGTATCAGTGAAAGTTTGGGGGATCCAGAGATCTATAAAAATAGACCGGCTGATGTGATTTCTTTACAAGAAAATTTGAAAATCATTGAGAGCAAGTTAAGTTCACTGATGTCTCGTTGGGAAGATCTCTTGGAGCGTTCGAGTTCTTAA
- a CDS encoding ferric reductase-like transmembrane domain-containing protein has translation MMLNLPNRPWLDELSSSFAMIGFNIVLIEFWLSGRVKSLSRILGVDWVLQVHQLFARTALVFLLLHPFMYTLPSQPIWMTSSSHQDFLGLTLTSGLTGMLSLFALICLVGLAIMRKSSDLSYEAWRLSHVILAIIIAGVGFFHTIDAGRYAQEDWMKSYWQFMLGLALVSLAWTYIVKPLVQNKNAHEVTSIKQVSLKIWELVIKHSKEKKINYQGGQFAWLKIGSSSPMPENPFSISSYSRQDSSEISFLIKDVGDFTHQISQLQVGQKIFIDAPYGNFGAEALSVEHDQLVMIAGGVGIAPMISVLRQIERDQDPKVLAKKILLIYGNRVAEQAVNLKEMIHLESFRNLEVVQLVSEPSKDWQGLTGVLDATTLEKILNTHQINVKSAQFMICGPAEMIDSVEISLDQFGAPLGNIDSEKFQYDFGKKNPKNKRSVISTLLGTAALLAAAIYGALH, from the coding sequence ATGATGCTCAACCTGCCAAATAGACCGTGGCTTGATGAACTTTCCTCAAGCTTCGCCATGATTGGCTTCAACATAGTTCTGATTGAGTTTTGGCTCTCTGGACGAGTGAAATCGCTATCAAGAATCTTAGGCGTTGATTGGGTCTTACAAGTGCATCAATTATTTGCCAGAACTGCTTTGGTATTTTTATTGCTTCACCCCTTCATGTACACGCTCCCGAGTCAACCAATCTGGATGACAAGCTCATCTCATCAAGATTTTCTTGGCTTAACCCTCACCTCAGGTTTAACAGGGATGTTGAGTTTGTTTGCATTGATTTGCCTTGTAGGCCTAGCAATCATGAGAAAAAGTTCTGATCTCAGCTACGAGGCTTGGAGATTGAGTCATGTGATCTTGGCGATCATCATTGCTGGCGTTGGCTTTTTTCATACCATTGATGCTGGCAGGTACGCCCAAGAAGATTGGATGAAATCTTATTGGCAGTTCATGTTGGGGCTTGCTCTAGTGAGCCTTGCTTGGACTTACATCGTTAAACCTCTTGTGCAAAATAAAAATGCTCATGAGGTCACATCAATCAAGCAAGTTTCTTTAAAAATTTGGGAACTGGTGATCAAGCATTCCAAAGAAAAGAAGATCAACTATCAAGGTGGTCAATTTGCTTGGCTAAAAATTGGCAGCAGCTCACCCATGCCCGAGAATCCATTTTCCATCTCATCTTACTCAAGACAAGACTCTTCTGAGATCAGCTTCTTGATCAAAGATGTGGGTGACTTCACCCACCAAATCAGCCAACTTCAAGTTGGTCAGAAAATATTCATCGATGCCCCTTATGGCAATTTTGGTGCAGAGGCCCTTTCAGTTGAGCATGATCAACTGGTGATGATTGCAGGTGGGGTTGGCATAGCGCCCATGATCAGCGTCTTGCGCCAGATAGAGCGCGATCAAGACCCAAAAGTCTTGGCTAAGAAAATCTTATTGATTTACGGCAATCGAGTGGCGGAGCAAGCAGTCAATCTCAAAGAGATGATTCATCTTGAATCGTTCAGGAACCTGGAAGTGGTTCAACTAGTATCTGAGCCAAGCAAGGATTGGCAGGGTCTAACGGGCGTCCTGGATGCAACCACACTTGAAAAAATACTGAACACCCATCAAATCAATGTGAAGTCTGCACAGTTCATGATTTGTGGTCCTGCAGAAATGATCGACTCTGTTGAAATAAGTCTTGATCAATTCGGCGCCCCCTTGGGGAATATTGATTCAGAAAAATTTCAATACGATTTTGGAAAGAAGAATCCTAAAAATAAGCGCAGTGTGATCAGCACTCTATTGGGAACTGCTGCACTTCTTGCAGCAGCTATCTACGGCGCACTTCACTGA
- a CDS encoding SLAC1 anion channel family protein — protein MRTFLAAPPVSAFAMVMGLSGLSLTWSKFSHVVQIEFAQHVSLAFGLLAIGVFLVLALGLLRKQLQTPEKLVEEWNHPVKSSFFGAISVGVCLLAAVIVPYSFEVAEIVWLLGAGLHLIALLAVVNAWVHRESLQAAHACPVWFIPAVGNVVIPLAGVKLGYFEISWFFFGVGLIFWVVLLSLVMHRLMFVQPPLPDRLKPTMAIFLAPPTVAFSSWLLLTQRTVEQGLDPFAHILIAIGFFFAFFLITQFKKFAKLPFFMSWWAYSFPSASFTVAAFNYALFVPAAIYLAYIALAFTTVLIVGLFIRTLMAIHMKDPHWVD, from the coding sequence ATGAGAACATTTTTAGCCGCACCCCCTGTTTCAGCATTTGCCATGGTCATGGGTTTATCTGGCTTATCTTTGACTTGGTCAAAGTTTTCTCATGTGGTTCAAATTGAGTTCGCTCAGCATGTTTCTCTTGCTTTTGGTTTATTGGCCATTGGCGTATTTTTGGTGCTTGCGCTCGGCTTACTCCGCAAGCAATTGCAGACCCCTGAAAAATTAGTCGAAGAGTGGAACCATCCTGTTAAGTCTTCATTCTTTGGCGCTATTTCAGTGGGTGTTTGTTTGTTGGCGGCAGTGATTGTTCCTTATTCATTTGAAGTGGCTGAGATTGTTTGGCTTTTGGGTGCAGGCTTACATTTAATTGCTTTGTTGGCTGTTGTTAACGCCTGGGTTCACCGTGAAAGTTTGCAAGCGGCTCACGCATGCCCCGTTTGGTTTATTCCAGCAGTGGGTAATGTGGTGATTCCTTTGGCTGGTGTGAAGCTGGGCTATTTTGAAATCTCATGGTTCTTTTTTGGCGTTGGTCTGATCTTTTGGGTGGTTCTTTTATCGTTGGTGATGCACCGTTTGATGTTTGTTCAACCGCCGTTGCCTGATCGTTTAAAACCAACCATGGCCATCTTTTTGGCCCCGCCAACAGTTGCTTTCTCATCATGGCTTTTGTTGACTCAAAGAACAGTAGAGCAGGGCCTTGATCCTTTTGCGCATATCTTGATCGCGATTGGATTTTTCTTTGCTTTCTTTTTGATCACGCAATTTAAAAAGTTTGCAAAACTACCTTTCTTTATGTCTTGGTGGGCCTATTCATTCCCATCAGCATCATTCACTGTGGCGGCATTTAACTATGCCTTGTTTGTGCCTGCCGCCATATATCTTGCTTATATTGCTTTAGCTTTTACAACCGTTTTGATTGTGGGTCTGTTCATCAGAACTTTGATGGCGATACACATGAAAGATCCTCACTGGGTTGATTGA
- a CDS encoding ChuX/HutX family heme-like substrate-binding protein — MCSTFHDIRKSFASLRVEKKHRHREIASFLNITELELVDSHVGVTKLESIKTSPHLARAIRLKPLWPNIIQDIQGFGEVMSLTRNAHAVHENLAFYKHTSSSDGVGMVLSDELAIRLMFERWEYGYLFEECKSNALQRSIQFFNEFGESVHKVFLLPHSHHWYFDDLAKKWADSNQDPGVNVQEKSEHDQYLSKGALAEMIEGRYADQNELIGFDEAQFLLSSVVQAKLPLIIVVGNDGVEQSHDGVLDEVREHKEWLHLSNQQFNCHLNLKRIPKIFINHQSSPCLIEMLDDRGLPAALISLSAKATLADIEAWEDVLEQAKVKERATEMSLLE, encoded by the coding sequence ATGTGCAGTACGTTTCACGATATTCGTAAAAGCTTTGCTTCGTTAAGAGTTGAAAAGAAACATCGCCATCGAGAAATCGCATCATTTCTAAATATCACAGAGCTTGAGTTGGTAGATTCTCATGTTGGAGTCACTAAGCTGGAATCAATCAAGACATCTCCCCATTTGGCCAGAGCCATTCGTTTAAAGCCATTGTGGCCAAACATCATTCAAGACATACAAGGCTTTGGCGAAGTCATGAGTCTGACCAGAAACGCTCACGCAGTTCATGAAAACTTAGCGTTTTATAAGCACACCTCTTCAAGTGATGGTGTGGGCATGGTGCTCTCTGACGAGCTCGCAATTCGTTTGATGTTTGAGCGGTGGGAGTATGGCTATCTTTTTGAAGAATGTAAATCCAATGCTCTACAGCGAAGCATTCAATTCTTTAATGAATTTGGAGAATCAGTTCATAAGGTATTTCTTTTGCCACACAGTCATCACTGGTATTTCGATGATCTTGCTAAAAAATGGGCTGACTCAAATCAAGATCCTGGGGTCAATGTTCAAGAGAAATCAGAGCATGATCAGTATCTAAGTAAAGGTGCTTTGGCCGAGATGATTGAGGGGCGCTACGCCGATCAAAATGAGTTGATAGGGTTTGATGAGGCGCAATTCTTATTGAGCTCTGTGGTGCAAGCCAAGCTGCCATTGATCATCGTTGTGGGAAACGATGGGGTGGAGCAATCTCATGATGGGGTGTTGGATGAAGTTCGAGAGCACAAAGAATGGTTGCATTTAAGTAATCAGCAATTCAATTGTCATTTGAATTTAAAGCGGATACCTAAAATTTTCATCAATCATCAATCTAGTCCATGCTTGATTGAGATGCTAGATGACAGAGGTCTTCCTGCGGCTTTGATTTCTCTTTCTGCCAAAGCCACTCTGGCTGATATAGAGGCTTGGGAGGATGTTCTGGAGCAAGCCAAAGTAAAGGAAAGGGCAACGGAAATGAGTCTTTTGGAATAA
- a CDS encoding class I SAM-dependent methyltransferase yields MHKTISHETAHPPISWDEGETTHTCRWRSEKGTPPPKKLIIADDTLTADEAYRVACEGTGIIWRGDFQNAKQLLQAMTRRADKPSKKSIRNLKSSKNKQEGVIPLAVPMSEIFHKHRLTQSQRSRTLGMLLIQVEPDHTIGLRRAPDVSQACLAVYGSVTEPYVMSLRDLLGFIGSLEWRKNGMALDALKDLGDGRIHPHYGVFAPVRSEYIGLLEKAPFPASINKQSLAFDIGTGTGVLAAVLAKRGIQKIVATDQDERAIECATENIEGLGIGKQVKLMQTNLFPEGQAPLIICNPPWVPARPSSPIEYAVYDPDSQMLKGFLAGLKDHLTPDGEGWLILSDLAEHLGLRTRAELLSWIEAAGLKVLGRNDVRPTHIKALDTQDPLYRARAAEVTSLWRLGA; encoded by the coding sequence ATGCATAAAACCATCTCTCACGAAACTGCTCACCCACCCATCAGTTGGGATGAGGGCGAAACCACACACACCTGTCGCTGGCGCTCTGAAAAAGGTACTCCGCCACCTAAAAAGCTGATCATCGCTGACGACACACTCACCGCTGATGAAGCCTACCGTGTAGCTTGTGAAGGCACAGGCATTATTTGGCGAGGTGACTTTCAAAATGCCAAGCAATTACTTCAAGCGATGACTCGCCGCGCAGATAAGCCTTCCAAGAAGAGTATCCGCAATCTAAAGTCTTCAAAGAACAAGCAAGAAGGCGTGATCCCCCTCGCAGTGCCGATGTCAGAAATTTTTCACAAGCACCGACTCACTCAGTCACAAAGAAGCCGAACACTCGGCATGCTTTTGATACAAGTCGAACCTGATCACACCATTGGACTCAGAAGAGCTCCGGATGTGAGTCAAGCTTGCTTGGCAGTCTATGGTTCTGTTACGGAGCCCTACGTGATGTCTTTAAGAGATTTACTGGGATTCATTGGCTCATTGGAGTGGCGCAAGAACGGTATGGCACTCGATGCCCTTAAAGATTTAGGTGATGGGCGCATCCACCCTCATTACGGGGTATTTGCACCAGTTCGCTCAGAGTACATCGGCTTATTAGAAAAAGCGCCTTTCCCCGCATCTATCAATAAGCAATCATTGGCTTTTGATATTGGTACAGGAACAGGCGTTCTAGCAGCAGTGTTGGCCAAACGTGGCATTCAAAAGATTGTGGCAACAGACCAAGATGAACGTGCGATTGAATGTGCCACAGAGAACATCGAAGGTTTGGGCATTGGTAAGCAAGTGAAACTGATGCAAACCAATCTTTTCCCTGAAGGCCAGGCTCCCTTGATTATTTGTAACCCTCCATGGGTGCCAGCAAGACCGAGCTCACCGATTGAATATGCGGTTTACGATCCAGACAGTCAAATGCTCAAAGGATTTTTAGCTGGCTTAAAAGATCACCTCACACCAGATGGTGAAGGATGGTTAATTTTGTCAGATCTAGCAGAGCACTTAGGCTTAAGAACACGTGCAGAGTTGTTGTCATGGATTGAAGCAGCAGGATTAAAAGTATTGGGTCGCAATGATGTCAGACCAACTCACATCAAAGCGCTAGACACTCAAGATCCTTTGTATCGCGCCAGAGCGGCTGAAGTAACTTCTCTTTGGAGATTGGGCGCTTAA
- the mnmH gene encoding tRNA 2-selenouridine(34) synthase MnmH produces MKSSITADILERSSFDEIIDVRTPAEYAEDHIPGAINCPVLSNEERIVVGTMYKQASPFEAKKVGAALIAKTIASYIETEFKEKPKNWNPLIYCWRGGKRSGSMTHILRQIGWNAQILDGGYKSYRKEVVTKLNTLPQQFSFMVITGQTGSAKSRVLEKLNQLGAQVLDLEQLAIHKGSVLGNIPNIPQPSQKMFETKLIQSLEKFDTSKIVFVEAESRKIGSLHVPDVLLETMRKSPCIKIEASIEARVEFLISDYDYFVQDPQHLISTIDYLKDLHSKETLAHWKSLAEEGQWPTLVSELLEQHYDALYRRSQNSNYVNYETATSYNTADLSAKGIDILAKQILMGHHYA; encoded by the coding sequence ATGAAATCCTCCATAACCGCCGACATCCTTGAGCGCTCAAGCTTCGATGAAATCATCGATGTGCGCACGCCTGCGGAATATGCAGAAGATCACATTCCTGGCGCCATCAACTGTCCAGTGTTATCGAATGAAGAGCGCATCGTGGTTGGAACCATGTACAAACAAGCATCACCCTTTGAAGCTAAGAAAGTTGGTGCAGCATTGATTGCAAAAACAATTGCTTCATATATTGAAACTGAATTTAAAGAGAAACCTAAAAACTGGAATCCTCTGATTTACTGTTGGCGTGGCGGCAAACGCAGTGGCTCGATGACGCACATCCTCCGACAAATTGGTTGGAATGCTCAAATCTTGGATGGCGGGTACAAGTCTTACCGCAAAGAAGTGGTCACCAAACTCAACACCCTGCCTCAGCAATTCAGCTTCATGGTGATCACTGGCCAAACTGGTAGCGCCAAGAGCCGTGTTCTAGAAAAACTGAATCAATTGGGCGCGCAGGTTTTAGATTTAGAGCAACTGGCGATTCACAAGGGCTCAGTTCTCGGGAACATCCCCAACATCCCTCAGCCAAGTCAAAAAATGTTTGAGACGAAACTGATTCAATCTTTGGAGAAATTTGACACAAGCAAGATCGTTTTTGTCGAAGCTGAAAGTCGAAAAATTGGCAGCCTACACGTGCCCGATGTTTTATTGGAAACCATGCGCAAAAGTCCTTGCATCAAGATTGAGGCAAGCATTGAAGCCAGGGTTGAATTCTTGATTTCAGACTACGATTACTTTGTTCAAGACCCCCAGCATTTAATCAGCACCATTGATTACCTCAAGGACTTGCACAGTAAAGAAACTTTAGCTCACTGGAAATCACTGGCCGAAGAGGGTCAGTGGCCCACATTGGTGAGTGAATTACTAGAACAGCACTATGATGCCCTCTACCGTCGCTCACAGAATTCCAATTATGTGAATTACGAAACAGCCACAAGCTATAACACTGCAGACTTATCTGCCAAAGGAATTGATATCTTGGCCAAGCAAATATTGATGGGACACCATTATGCATAA
- the chrA gene encoding chromate efflux transporter, which yields MNPSQSTQNKSSNNHAISISTPSLKEAFWFWLKLGFISFGGPAGQVATMHQELVERKKWISEDNFLHALNYCMLLPGPEAQQLATYLGWVMHRTWGGIIAGVLFILPSLLLFIGLSWVYLIYGQQAWLITLFDTIKPAVIAIIFFAAYKMGKKTLTNVSLTTVCLITFIALLVFNIPFPLVILGASLAGYIHHKVRPETSTEVSEATQINPSHPAFFKIGLFGLLLWLIPFALLISLFGWSNTYTQMSWFFTKAAFLTFGGAYAVLPYVHQASVEQFQWLTSTQILDGLALGEITPGPLIMIVAFIGFLGSFKQELLGIENLFWAGALGAIVATWFTFLPSFMFILLGAPLVEASKQYNKLNQILKFITAAVVGMILHLGSFFMIHVYWPQGFAQTPALLSIGITVISLYLLLMRRWSIMQIIGLCLLFAGFRLFVL from the coding sequence ATGAACCCATCTCAATCAACTCAAAACAAATCATCAAATAATCACGCTATTTCTATTTCAACTCCCAGCTTAAAAGAAGCCTTTTGGTTTTGGCTCAAACTTGGCTTCATCAGTTTTGGCGGACCCGCTGGTCAAGTTGCCACCATGCATCAAGAATTGGTCGAGAGAAAGAAATGGATTTCTGAAGATAATTTTCTTCATGCCTTGAACTATTGCATGCTCTTGCCCGGCCCTGAGGCTCAGCAATTAGCTACTTACTTAGGCTGGGTGATGCATCGCACTTGGGGCGGAATCATCGCTGGCGTTTTATTCATCCTGCCCTCTTTGCTTCTATTCATTGGCTTGTCTTGGGTCTATTTGATTTATGGTCAGCAAGCATGGCTCATCACTCTATTTGACACCATCAAACCAGCCGTGATCGCCATCATCTTTTTTGCCGCCTACAAGATGGGCAAGAAAACTCTCACAAACGTTTCATTAACAACTGTTTGTTTGATTACTTTTATAGCTTTACTTGTATTTAACATTCCCTTCCCATTGGTCATACTTGGTGCCAGTTTGGCTGGATACATTCATCACAAAGTAAGACCAGAGACCTCCACCGAAGTTTCTGAAGCCACTCAAATCAACCCAAGTCATCCAGCATTTTTTAAAATTGGTTTATTCGGCCTACTTCTCTGGTTAATACCTTTTGCATTACTGATCAGCCTCTTTGGCTGGAGCAACACCTACACCCAAATGTCATGGTTCTTTACCAAAGCAGCCTTCTTGACCTTTGGTGGCGCTTACGCCGTGTTACCTTATGTTCATCAAGCAAGTGTTGAACAATTTCAATGGCTCACATCAACACAAATTCTGGATGGCTTGGCTTTGGGTGAAATCACCCCTGGTCCATTGATCATGATTGTGGCATTCATAGGATTCTTGGGCTCCTTCAAACAAGAGTTGCTAGGCATTGAAAATCTATTTTGGGCAGGCGCTCTCGGAGCAATCGTGGCAACGTGGTTCACTTTCTTGCCATCGTTCATGTTCATTTTGCTAGGCGCCCCTTTGGTAGAGGCAAGTAAACAATATAACAAGCTCAATCAAATCTTGAAATTCATCACGGCAGCAGTTGTTGGCATGATTCTTCATCTGGGTAGCTTCTTCATGATTCATGTGTATTGGCCTCAAGGTTTTGCACAAACCCCTGCTCTACTCTCCATTGGCATCACGGTAATCTCGCTTTATCTCTTATTGATGAGACGCTGGTCCATCATGCAAATCATTGGTCTATGCCTTTTATTCGCAGGCTTCAGACTATTTGTTTTATAA
- a CDS encoding HAD family hydrolase, whose product MSNSASPSNVIKKPLYEGVFFDLDGTLADTAPDLVAAANLLRIKRNLDPLPYEVLRPRASAGARGLIFGAFGYDKDHPEFEELRLEFLANYEKDICVHTKLFDGVSDVLDDLENHAITWGIVTNKSERLTHPLLNLMNLAKRSQAIIGGDTTPFAKPHPAPILKAAEICSVNPLNCIYVGDDLRDIEAGKAAGMKTVAAAYGYCGCDEHFSEWGADHIIHHPSELSAILLAS is encoded by the coding sequence ATGTCGAATTCAGCATCTCCATCAAATGTAATTAAGAAGCCTCTGTATGAAGGGGTCTTTTTTGATTTAGATGGAACCTTGGCTGATACGGCACCTGACTTAGTTGCAGCAGCCAATCTGCTGCGCATCAAAAGAAATTTAGACCCCCTACCTTACGAAGTTTTGCGCCCACGCGCATCTGCAGGAGCTCGGGGCTTAATTTTTGGCGCTTTTGGATACGATAAAGATCATCCAGAATTTGAAGAACTTCGGCTTGAGTTTTTAGCAAACTACGAAAAAGATATTTGCGTACACACCAAGTTATTTGATGGGGTGTCAGACGTGTTGGATGATCTTGAGAATCACGCCATCACCTGGGGCATTGTGACCAACAAGTCTGAGCGCTTGACTCACCCGTTACTGAATTTGATGAATTTAGCTAAACGTAGTCAAGCCATCATCGGTGGAGACACCACCCCATTTGCAAAACCACACCCTGCCCCGATTCTTAAAGCAGCAGAAATTTGTTCGGTGAACCCACTGAATTGCATTTATGTGGGCGATGACCTCAGAGACATTGAAGCCGGTAAAGCAGCCGGCATGAAAACAGTGGCTGCAGCTTACGGCTATTGTGGATGTGATGAGCACTTCAGTGAATGGGGTGCCGATCACATCATCCACCACCCATCAGAATTAAGCGCCATCTTATTGGCCAGTTGA
- the ubiG gene encoding bifunctional 2-polyprenyl-6-hydroxyphenol methylase/3-demethylubiquinol 3-O-methyltransferase UbiG, giving the protein MNADQTEIDKFSALAHRWWDPTSEFKPLHAINPLRLDWINQHIPLEGKKVLDVGCGGGILAESMAKMGAKTKGIDLSKKALQVAELHSLETSVAVDYELISAEDLAQREAGQYDVVTCMEMLEHVPDPMSIIQACSTLVKPGGHVFFSTLNRNPKSYLFAIIGAEYVLRLLPKGTHDYKKFIKPSELSQFVRQANLEMTELMGMTYNPFTEVYSLGRDTDVNYMIATTKSN; this is encoded by the coding sequence ATGAACGCAGACCAAACCGAAATAGATAAATTCAGTGCTTTAGCTCATCGCTGGTGGGACCCTACCAGCGAATTCAAGCCCTTGCACGCCATCAACCCTCTTCGCTTAGATTGGATCAATCAACACATTCCCCTAGAAGGCAAGAAAGTTCTAGATGTTGGTTGTGGCGGCGGCATTTTGGCCGAATCGATGGCCAAAATGGGTGCAAAGACCAAGGGCATCGATCTATCTAAAAAAGCTTTGCAGGTCGCAGAACTCCACAGCCTAGAAACCTCTGTTGCGGTTGACTATGAATTGATCAGCGCCGAAGATTTGGCGCAAAGAGAAGCTGGCCAATATGACGTAGTGACATGCATGGAAATGCTTGAGCACGTACCAGATCCAATGAGCATTATTCAAGCTTGCTCAACTCTGGTGAAGCCTGGTGGGCATGTTTTCTTCAGCACTTTGAATCGCAATCCAAAGTCTTATTTATTCGCCATCATTGGCGCTGAATATGTCCTTCGCTTGTTACCTAAAGGTACTCACGATTACAAGAAATTCATCAAGCCTTCAGAACTCAGTCAGTTTGTGCGTCAAGCCAACTTAGAAATGACTGAATTGATGGGCATGACCTACAACCCATTCACAGAAGTTTATTCATTGGGTCGTGATACTGATGTTAATTACATGATCGCAACAACGAAAAGTAATTAA